TGGCGCGCCGTGCCGGCCAGATTGGCGTGGCGCATGGCGTCGCCCGAACGGTCGATGCCGGGGCCCTTGCCGTACCAGATGCCGAAGACGCCGTCGTACTTGCCGCCCTCGTGGATGTTGATCTGCTGGCTGCCCCAGAGGCTGGTGGCGGCGATGTCCTCGTTGACGCCGGGCCGGAAATGTACGTGGTGCTGCTCCAAAAGCTCGGGCATGCGCCAGAGCTCGCGATCGACGGCGCCCACCGGCGAACCGCGGTAGCCGGAAATGAAGCCCGCCGTATTGAGGCCGGCTGCCAGGTCGCGCCGGCGCTGCACCAGGGGCAGGCGCACCAGCGCCTGGGTGCCGGTGAGAAAGACGGTGCCGGTCTCGGCCGTGAACTTGTCGTCGAGGCTTACGCTGCGGAGTGACATGGGATCCTCTTTGCTTGCCGAGAGCCATGATAGCGCCGCCTCCCGGCCTCATGCTAGCCTCCCCGCCGACCCCAACGGAGGAAGAGACCCATGAGTTACGAGAGCCTGATTTACGAGAGCCGTGGCCAGGTGGCCTGGATTACGCTCAACCGGCCCGAGGCGCTGAACGCCATGAACGCGAGCCTGTTGGCCGAGCTGCCGGCCGCCGTCGCCGCCGCCGATGCCGATCCGGACGTCTGGGTCATCGTGCTCACCGGCAAGGGCCGTGCCTTCTGCGCCGGGGCCGATCTCAAGAATGTTTTGCGTGTGATGAATTCCGACGACCCGGGCGCGGTCAGGCGCTTCTTCGAGGAGGCGTCGGGCGCCTTCGCCCGCATCGAGGCCTGCAACACGCCGATCATCGCCGCCGTCAACGGCATCGCCGCAGCCGGCGGGCTCGAGCTGATCCTGTCCTGCGACCTGGTGGTGGCGGCGGAGAGCGCCCGCATCGGCGATGCCCACGCCAATTATGGCGTCATCCCCGGCGGCGGCGGCACCGTGCACCTGCCCATGAAGGTGGGCCCGACCCGGGCCAAGCAGCTTCTCTATACCGGCGATCTGCTGCCGGCGGCGACGCTTCTGGACTGGGGCCTGGTCAACGAGGTGGTGCCCGACGACCAGCTCGAGGCGGCGGTGACGGCCCTGGCCGAGCGGCTGGCGGCCAAGAGCCCGCTGGTGCTGCGGCGCATGAAAGAACTCGTAGCCGACAGCCGCGATGCCTCGTTGGGCTCGGCCCAACGCGCCGAGATCAAGATCTGGGAGGCGCATTGCAAATCCGCCGACGTCTTCGAGGGGCTCAACGCCTTCAGCGAAAAGCGCCAACCCGTCTATAGCGGTAAGTGACATGCAGCCCTATCGCCTGGGTGGCATCGAAATCAGTCGCGTCGTCGAGACCGAGGACCCCTTCCTGCCGCTGCTGGAAATCTTCCCCGAAGCCAGGCCCGAGGACGTCGAGGCCAACCGCCACTGGCTCGAGCCCCGGGCATTGACGCCCGAGGGCGTCATCATCATCCCTGTGCAGTCCTACATCGTACGCACTAGCCGTCACCTGATCGTCATCGATACCTGCGTCGGCAACCACAAGTCCTACGACGGCATGCCCGGCTGGAAGGACCGCCGCCAGACCACCTGGATGGACAACCTGCGCGCCAGCGGCATGGCGCCGGAAGAGGTCGACTACGTTTTCTGCTCGCACCTGCACGTCGATCACTGCGGCTGGAACACCAGTTTCGTCGACGGCCGTTGGGTGCCGACTTTCGCCAACGCCAAATACGTTTTCTCGCGGCCCGAATACGAATCCTCCGAACGCAGCGGAAGCTCGGTCTTCCAGGAAAACGTCCAGCCCATCATGGAGGCCGGCCAGGGCGTGCTGGTGGACATGGACTATGCGCTGGACGACGAGGTCTGGCTCGAGCC
This sequence is a window from Alphaproteobacteria bacterium. Protein-coding genes within it:
- a CDS encoding enoyl-CoA hydratase/isomerase family protein, whose protein sequence is MSYESLIYESRGQVAWITLNRPEALNAMNASLLAELPAAVAAADADPDVWVIVLTGKGRAFCAGADLKNVLRVMNSDDPGAVRRFFEEASGAFARIEACNTPIIAAVNGIAAAGGLELILSCDLVVAAESARIGDAHANYGVIPGGGGTVHLPMKVGPTRAKQLLYTGDLLPAATLLDWGLVNEVVPDDQLEAAVTALAERLAAKSPLVLRRMKELVADSRDASLGSAQRAEIKIWEAHCKSADVFEGLNAFSEKRQPVYSGK
- a CDS encoding MBL fold metallo-hydrolase, which codes for MQPYRLGGIEISRVVETEDPFLPLLEIFPEARPEDVEANRHWLEPRALTPEGVIIIPVQSYIVRTSRHLIVIDTCVGNHKSYDGMPGWKDRRQTTWMDNLRASGMAPEEVDYVFCSHLHVDHCGWNTSFVDGRWVPTFANAKYVFSRPEYESSERSGSSVFQENVQPIMEAGQGVLVDMDYALDDEVWLEPTPGHTKGHVAVNLASQGQRGAMCGDLIHSPIQCLHPEWSPKFDRDPEQARQTRRKYLESHADNGDLVMTAHFPTPSMGHVVSRDQAFWFDYVA